A genomic window from Acinetobacter lwoffii includes:
- a CDS encoding HesA/MoeB/ThiF family protein, producing the protein MDAISPEFELTDAELHLYSRQILLDGWDIDAQERLKFSNICIIGCGGIGCALAELLARAGVGKITLIDPDTIEMSNLQRQLAFIPQDIGFYKAETLAKRLSQVNPNVQVEYINQALTADNAVSVIEHQDLVLDGCDQFATRYLVNQMCVELNVPLLSASAIGLQGQLFMVEGDSACYACLFPPENQADESLRCADSGVLATTPNVMASLQAHHALLYLGLGQMPLRQKLLLWDGLSFKQRILAFEKDTDCPICQVR; encoded by the coding sequence ATGGATGCCATATCCCCAGAATTCGAACTCACCGATGCTGAACTGCATCTGTATAGCCGTCAGATTCTTCTGGATGGCTGGGATATTGACGCTCAAGAACGCTTAAAATTTTCGAATATCTGCATTATTGGTTGTGGCGGGATTGGCTGTGCACTGGCAGAACTTCTGGCACGCGCAGGTGTGGGGAAAATTACCCTGATCGATCCAGATACCATCGAGATGAGTAATTTGCAGCGACAACTGGCATTTATACCGCAGGATATTGGATTTTATAAGGCAGAAACTCTCGCCAAAAGACTGAGTCAGGTTAATCCGAACGTACAGGTTGAATATATCAATCAGGCCTTAACGGCTGACAATGCAGTAAGTGTGATCGAGCATCAGGATCTGGTACTGGATGGTTGTGATCAGTTTGCCACACGCTATCTGGTCAATCAGATGTGTGTTGAGCTGAATGTGCCTTTATTGAGTGCTTCTGCGATTGGCTTGCAAGGCCAGCTGTTTATGGTCGAAGGGGATTCCGCCTGTTATGCCTGCCTGTTTCCGCCAGAAAATCAGGCCGATGAAAGTCTGCGCTGTGCAGACTCCGGTGTACTGGCGACCACCCCGAATGTGATGGCCAGCTTGCAGGCACATCATGCCTTGTTATATCTGGGATTGGGCCAGATGCCACTTCGACAAAAGCTGTTGTTGTGGGATGGACTGAGTTTTAAGCAGCGGATTCTCGCTTTCGAAAAAGATACAGATTGCCCAATCTGTCAGGTAAGATAA
- a CDS encoding pyridoxamine 5'-phosphate oxidase family protein, with the protein MTEHNNTQHDNREKLWELIKDVRYTMISHLNDTHEIHSQPMTMLNSEQMNERQNLYFILRNTNDLVKAAETGRGQIGLSFAKPSDGIYVSISAHAQISTDRILIEQLWNPWAENWFEGKDDPTVRVLIAKAVSAEYWNVTDNKVTQLFKALKGGVTGEAGEPHAEHQKVNLQSNIW; encoded by the coding sequence ATGACCGAGCATAACAATACTCAACATGATAATCGTGAAAAATTATGGGAATTGATCAAGGATGTCCGTTACACCATGATCAGCCATTTAAATGATACACATGAAATACACTCCCAGCCGATGACCATGCTGAACTCCGAACAGATGAACGAACGTCAAAACTTATATTTCATCCTGCGTAATACCAATGATCTGGTCAAAGCAGCAGAAACTGGCCGTGGTCAAATTGGCCTGTCTTTTGCAAAACCATCAGATGGTATCTATGTGTCGATCAGTGCTCATGCCCAGATCAGTACTGACCGCATTCTGATTGAACAGTTGTGGAATCCGTGGGCAGAAAACTGGTTTGAAGGCAAGGATGATCCGACCGTACGGGTATTGATTGCTAAAGCAGTCAGCGCAGAATACTGGAATGTCACAGATAACAAAGTTACCCAGCTTTTTAAAGCCTTAAAAGGCGGTGTTACCGGCGAAGCGGGCGAACCGCATGCAGAACATCAAAAAGTGAATCTACAAAGTAATATCTGGTAA
- a CDS encoding LLM class flavin-dependent oxidoreductase, protein MRTLNDTQFSILELVPVRDDKSIQFALNHALELAQTAEKLGYRRMWLAEHHNMDGIASSATAVLLGYLLANTKTLTLGSGGIMLPNHAPLVVAEQFGTLATLYPDRIELGLGRAPGTDQMTMRALRRGRQETEDQFPQDVLEILQYFKDPEPHQRIVATPGQSTHVPVWLLGSSLFSAQLAAKLGLPYSFASHFAPRMLGQAIQLYRENFEPSEYLDRPYVSMGVPTCVADTDEEAEYLATSAYQRVLSLIRGQSLKLKAPIDSMKGLWSPPEKMSVDNFFAMAQVGSKETVKAGLESLLAKYDVDEFIFTCDIYDTDKRLHNFELLMQIKNGQ, encoded by the coding sequence ATGCGTACGCTTAACGATACCCAGTTCTCTATACTCGAACTGGTTCCTGTTCGTGACGACAAGAGCATTCAATTCGCGCTGAACCATGCGCTGGAACTTGCCCAAACAGCAGAAAAATTGGGTTATCGCCGGATGTGGCTGGCAGAACATCATAATATGGATGGTATTGCCAGTTCAGCAACTGCAGTTCTCTTAGGCTATTTACTGGCGAATACCAAAACCTTAACTTTAGGCTCTGGCGGAATTATGTTGCCCAACCATGCACCGCTGGTCGTGGCTGAACAGTTCGGCACATTGGCGACGCTCTATCCGGACCGGATTGAACTGGGTCTGGGCCGTGCTCCAGGTACCGATCAAATGACCATGCGTGCCCTGCGTCGTGGCCGTCAGGAAACCGAAGATCAGTTTCCACAAGATGTTCTGGAAATTCTGCAATATTTTAAAGATCCAGAACCACATCAGCGTATCGTAGCGACGCCAGGTCAAAGTACGCACGTACCCGTATGGCTTTTAGGTTCCAGCCTGTTTAGTGCACAATTAGCGGCGAAACTTGGTCTACCTTATTCCTTCGCTTCGCATTTTGCCCCGCGTATGCTGGGTCAGGCCATTCAGCTTTATCGTGAAAACTTTGAACCTTCTGAATACCTGGATCGTCCTTATGTGTCGATGGGTGTACCGACCTGTGTCGCAGATACTGATGAAGAAGCAGAATATCTAGCGACTAGTGCCTATCAGCGGGTTTTATCACTGATTCGTGGACAAAGCCTGAAACTTAAAGCACCAATTGACTCCATGAAAGGTCTGTGGTCGCCGCCGGAAAAAATGTCAGTCGATAATTTCTTTGCCATGGCTCAGGTCGGCTCCAAAGAAACCGTTAAAGCTGGGCTAGAATCGCTTTTGGCTAAATATGATGTGGATGAGTTTATCTTTACTTGTGACATCTATGACACTGACAAGCGCCTGCACAACTTTGAGCTATTAATGCAAATTAAAAATGGTCAGTAA
- the prfA gene encoding peptide chain release factor 1 — translation MKESLRLRLDQLSDRHEELTALLADVEVISDNKRFRQLSREHNDLTEITNVWTKYRQAEEDIETAQAMLSDPDFKEMAQEEIKENKALIESLEADLNILMIPKDPNDANSAYLEIRAGTGGDEAAIFSGDLFRMYSKYAENQGWRIEILSENEGEHGGYKEVICLINGDGVYGRLKFESGAHRVQRVPATESQGRVHTSACTVAILPEIDVDTSVEINSSDLRIDTYRASGAGGQHVNKTDSAVRITHIPTGTVVECQEERSQHKNKAKAMALLVSRLENAKRAAADAATSEMRRDLVGSGDRSERIRTYNYPQGRMTDHRINLTLYKLDAVMEGDLTELLDSLHREYQADQLAMLAQQNGG, via the coding sequence ATGAAAGAATCGTTACGTTTACGATTAGACCAACTCTCTGACCGCCATGAAGAATTGACCGCATTACTGGCTGATGTAGAAGTCATTTCTGATAATAAGCGCTTCCGTCAATTGTCACGTGAGCATAATGACTTAACAGAAATCACCAATGTCTGGACCAAGTACAGACAGGCTGAAGAAGACATTGAAACAGCTCAGGCCATGCTGTCAGATCCGGACTTTAAGGAAATGGCGCAGGAAGAAATTAAAGAGAATAAAGCTTTAATTGAATCGCTTGAAGCAGACCTGAACATCTTGATGATTCCGAAAGATCCGAATGATGCTAACTCGGCTTATCTGGAGATTCGTGCCGGAACCGGTGGTGATGAAGCAGCGATTTTCTCTGGCGATTTATTCCGTATGTATAGTAAATATGCGGAAAACCAAGGCTGGCGTATTGAAATCCTTTCTGAAAATGAAGGCGAACATGGCGGCTATAAAGAAGTCATCTGCCTGATTAATGGTGACGGTGTTTACGGTCGTCTAAAATTTGAAAGTGGTGCGCATCGTGTACAGCGTGTACCGGCGACCGAATCACAAGGCCGAGTGCATACTTCTGCTTGTACCGTTGCGATTCTTCCTGAAATTGATGTTGATACCTCGGTCGAAATCAATTCATCCGATTTGCGGATTGATACGTATCGTGCTTCAGGTGCAGGCGGTCAGCACGTTAACAAAACCGATTCTGCAGTACGTATTACCCACATTCCAACTGGCACAGTGGTGGAATGTCAGGAAGAGCGTTCACAGCATAAGAACAAGGCCAAAGCGATGGCACTGCTGGTATCACGTTTGGAAAATGCCAAACGTGCAGCAGCAGATGCAGCAACCTCGGAAATGCGTCGTGACCTGGTGGGATCGGGTGATCGTTCGGAACGTATCCGTACTTATAACTATCCGCAAGGTCGTATGACCGATCACCGCATTAACCTGACTTTATACAAGCTGGATGCCGTGATGGAAGGTGATTTGACCGAATTGCTGGACAGCCTGCACCGCGAATATCAGGCGGATCAGTTGGCCATGCTTGCACAGCAGAATGGTGGATAA
- a CDS encoding ABC1 kinase family protein, with the protein MKNNIWLDGIRSVARMGETAVVAAKAGFKYATEKPSNAKLMRETFESLGSTYIKLGQFIASTPSLFPREYVEEFQGCLDQTPRLPFSYIQQVLASEFAGRNLDEIFASIDETPLASASIAQVHAAKLVSGEDVVIKVQKPGVETILYTDLNVLHWATKLLEKAVPKVKFASLADIVEEIKTRMVREVDFIEEAQNLDDFVNYLNITNNQAATAPKVYHQYSTRRVLTMQRLYGVPLTDFEVVKKVSKDPSQVLITAMNTWFGSLMMCNSFHADLHAGNLMLLEDGRVGFIDFGIVGQLKPEVWTACMAFMDSLQHTNYELMAQNMLKMGMTAVQIDTKVLAADLERLFSGVLMADPQELLTSNPADLNDIMMDMVAVGERHGIRFPRDFALLFKQMLYFDRFMRILAPYTDIYADQRLQMVQSMDPNLLLKH; encoded by the coding sequence ATGAAAAACAATATCTGGTTAGATGGAATACGTTCAGTTGCCCGTATGGGAGAAACAGCAGTCGTTGCGGCAAAGGCGGGCTTTAAATATGCCACTGAAAAGCCGAGCAATGCCAAACTGATGCGTGAAACTTTTGAATCCTTAGGTTCAACTTATATCAAGCTCGGTCAGTTTATTGCCAGTACGCCGTCACTATTTCCACGTGAATATGTTGAAGAATTTCAGGGCTGTCTGGATCAGACACCACGCTTGCCGTTTAGCTATATCCAGCAGGTTTTAGCCTCTGAATTTGCAGGACGTAACCTGGATGAAATCTTTGCATCGATTGATGAAACGCCATTAGCCTCTGCATCTATTGCACAGGTGCATGCGGCCAAACTGGTGTCTGGCGAAGATGTGGTGATTAAAGTACAAAAACCGGGCGTAGAAACCATTTTGTACACTGACTTGAATGTGCTGCATTGGGCAACCAAGTTGCTGGAAAAAGCAGTCCCGAAAGTCAAGTTTGCTTCACTGGCTGACATTGTCGAAGAAATCAAAACCCGTATGGTGCGTGAAGTCGATTTTATCGAGGAAGCCCAGAATCTGGATGATTTTGTCAATTACCTGAATATCACCAACAATCAGGCAGCCACTGCACCTAAGGTTTATCATCAATATTCGACCCGTCGTGTGCTCACCATGCAGCGTTTATACGGTGTGCCTTTGACAGATTTTGAAGTGGTCAAAAAAGTATCTAAAGATCCATCTCAAGTACTCATTACCGCGATGAATACCTGGTTTGGCAGCTTGATGATGTGTAACAGTTTCCATGCCGATCTGCATGCAGGCAACCTGATGCTGCTCGAAGATGGCCGTGTCGGTTTTATTGATTTCGGTATTGTGGGTCAGCTTAAGCCTGAAGTATGGACGGCATGTATGGCATTTATGGATTCATTGCAACATACCAATTATGAGCTGATGGCGCAAAACATGCTGAAAATGGGCATGACCGCTGTGCAGATTGACACCAAAGTCTTGGCTGCTGATCTGGAACGTTTATTTAGCGGTGTATTGATGGCGGATCCGCAGGAATTGTTAACGTCCAACCCTGCTGACCTGAACGATATCATGATGGATATGGTGGCTGTGGGTGAACGTCATGGCATCCGGTTCCCGCGCGATTTTGCCTTGCTGTTCAAGCAAATGCTGTATTTCGACCGTTTCATGCGAATTCTTGCGCCGTATACCGACATCTATGCCGATCAGCGTTTGCAAATGGTGCAAAGCATGGATCCGAATCTGCTGTTAAAGCATTAA
- a CDS encoding SDR family NAD(P)-dependent oxidoreductase codes for MNIQGKVIVITGGASGLGAATATHLVEHGAKVILVDMNQEQGQALQQQLGSQSEFVQLDVTDEQTVEAFFAHVESTYGQLNGLINCAGIAPSAKVLGRNGIHELAMFQKVLNINVNGTFNMLRHAAALIAKYELQAGEEERGVIVNTASVAAYDGQIGQTAYAASKGAVVAMTLPLARELAREAIRVMTIAPGIMETPMLKGMPQNVQDALGQMVPFPSRLAKPQEFAQLVGHIFENGYLNGEVIRLDGAIRMAPK; via the coding sequence ATGAACATTCAGGGAAAAGTTATTGTGATCACTGGTGGTGCCTCAGGTTTGGGTGCAGCTACAGCGACTCATTTGGTTGAACACGGTGCTAAAGTGATTCTGGTCGATATGAATCAGGAGCAGGGTCAGGCATTACAGCAGCAACTGGGTTCACAGTCTGAGTTTGTACAGCTCGATGTGACCGATGAACAGACAGTTGAAGCTTTCTTCGCTCATGTTGAAAGTACGTATGGTCAACTGAATGGTTTGATCAACTGTGCCGGGATTGCGCCATCCGCCAAAGTATTGGGTCGTAACGGCATCCATGAATTGGCAATGTTCCAAAAAGTGCTGAATATTAATGTAAACGGTACTTTTAATATGTTGCGTCATGCGGCGGCTTTAATTGCAAAATATGAGCTGCAAGCTGGTGAAGAAGAACGTGGCGTGATTGTGAATACTGCTTCAGTTGCCGCTTATGACGGTCAAATTGGTCAGACTGCCTATGCGGCATCCAAAGGTGCAGTCGTCGCAATGACTTTACCTTTGGCACGTGAACTGGCTCGTGAAGCGATCCGTGTCATGACCATCGCGCCGGGCATTATGGAAACTCCGATGCTGAAAGGCATGCCGCAAAATGTCCAGGATGCTTTGGGGCAAATGGTGCCATTTCCATCGCGTCTGGCCAAACCACAGGAATTTGCCCAGCTGGTGGGACATATCTTTGAAAATGGTTATTTGAATGGTGAAGTGATTCGTCTAGATGGTGCAATCCGTATGGCGCCAAAATAA
- the prmC gene encoding peptide chain release factor N(5)-glutamine methyltransferase — MNILQALALRGEAESYERQENAWLLEHITKIDSFDLLMKKDQELTLEQEQAYKDGLARIAAGEPLAYVTGSQPFWTLDLKVTKDTLVPRPDTEVLVETVLKLDLPEDACVVDLGTGTGAIALSLASERSNWTVMASDIYEPTLEVAKYNAEQHDIENVEFVLGSWLKPFGRQFFDAIVSNPPYIDANDAHMQNLATEPERALVADKKGLADIEMIILQAKKHLTVNGWVVLEHGYDQADAVQHLFKQAGYKQVRTVKDYGGNDRVTLAQWPH, encoded by the coding sequence ATGAATATTTTACAAGCCCTGGCTTTACGCGGTGAAGCTGAAAGTTATGAACGTCAGGAAAATGCCTGGTTACTGGAACACATCACCAAGATTGATTCATTTGATCTACTAATGAAAAAGGATCAGGAGTTAACGCTGGAACAGGAACAGGCGTATAAAGACGGGTTGGCGCGTATTGCTGCTGGCGAGCCTTTGGCTTATGTCACTGGTTCACAGCCATTCTGGACTTTGGACCTCAAAGTGACTAAAGATACCTTGGTGCCACGTCCGGATACTGAAGTGCTGGTTGAGACCGTGTTGAAATTGGACCTGCCTGAAGATGCCTGTGTGGTGGACTTGGGTACAGGTACTGGTGCGATCGCCTTATCGCTGGCATCTGAGCGTTCCAACTGGACAGTAATGGCTTCCGATATCTACGAGCCTACGCTTGAGGTTGCGAAGTATAATGCGGAACAACATGATATTGAGAATGTAGAATTCGTTCTGGGCTCATGGTTGAAACCATTTGGTCGTCAATTCTTTGACGCCATTGTATCGAATCCACCTTATATCGACGCTAATGATGCGCATATGCAGAATCTGGCGACTGAGCCGGAACGTGCGCTGGTGGCAGATAAAAAGGGTCTGGCCGATATTGAAATGATTATTCTGCAAGCCAAGAAGCATTTGACTGTCAATGGTTGGGTGGTGCTTGAGCATGGTTATGATCAGGCAGACGCCGTACAACATCTATTTAAACAAGCGGGTTATAAGCAAGTCCGCACGGTTAAAGATTATGGCGGTAATGATCGTGTGACTTTGGCGCAGTGGCCACATTAA
- a CDS encoding AMP-binding protein gives MKTLEQAYADFNFENMVQEHLVGNAENINAYTECCGRYLGQNRTALIWEGKNGDAEQWTFEQLAVASGQLANYMHSLGLKAGDCIAGLLPRTPALLITILATWRIGAIYQPLFTAFESKAIEHRISTANTQLIVTDEEQRLKLHDFNVPNILTVHQTATNNYQDADFWTALQQQPEEFEPVNCQFNDVFLMMFTSGTTGLAKSVPVPLKALLAFKGYMLHAVDLRDEDSFWNLADPGWAYGLYYGIAGPLSLGHSIIMDERGFSVDNAVQIIQKYQVNNLTGSPTAFRMFFGFKEKFDAGISSHLRVVSSAGEPLTPEVIQWFNHDLNVNIYDQYGQTELGMVIANHHGLEHYKKVGSAGFAIPGHRFAVLNKEHQEVEKGGIGTLAIDCSASPLMWFEGYAGHNRKSFVGQYYLTGDTVKLNEYGGIDFIGRADDVITTSGYRVGPFDVESTLLECEEVLESAVVGKPDPERTEIVKAFVVLKSAYPATEDLMLKLQSYVRSRLSKHAYPKEIEFVTSLPKTSSGKIQRNLLKQQEVAKLQEMKRVS, from the coding sequence ATGAAGACACTAGAACAGGCATATGCTGATTTTAATTTTGAAAATATGGTTCAAGAACATCTGGTTGGAAACGCAGAGAACATCAATGCGTATACCGAATGCTGTGGTCGCTACTTGGGTCAAAACCGAACTGCACTGATTTGGGAAGGCAAAAACGGAGACGCAGAGCAGTGGACCTTTGAACAACTGGCCGTGGCTTCAGGACAGCTGGCCAATTATATGCATTCTCTGGGTTTAAAGGCTGGTGACTGTATTGCAGGGTTGCTGCCAAGAACGCCAGCACTCTTAATTACTATATTAGCCACTTGGCGGATTGGTGCCATTTATCAACCTTTATTTACTGCCTTTGAAAGCAAAGCCATTGAACATCGTATCAGTACCGCCAATACCCAGTTGATCGTTACTGATGAAGAACAACGACTGAAACTCCATGATTTCAATGTTCCTAATATTCTGACTGTGCATCAAACAGCGACAAATAATTATCAAGATGCGGATTTCTGGACAGCCTTACAGCAACAACCAGAGGAGTTTGAACCGGTAAATTGCCAGTTTAATGATGTCTTCCTGATGATGTTTACTTCAGGTACGACAGGCTTGGCAAAATCGGTTCCTGTACCTTTAAAAGCGTTGTTGGCCTTTAAAGGCTATATGCTGCACGCCGTAGATCTGCGAGATGAAGATTCCTTCTGGAATCTGGCAGATCCGGGCTGGGCGTATGGACTGTATTATGGTATTGCAGGGCCGTTGAGTTTAGGGCACAGCATCATCATGGATGAACGTGGCTTTAGTGTCGATAATGCCGTACAAATCATTCAAAAATATCAGGTGAATAACCTGACTGGTTCGCCAACCGCATTTCGCATGTTCTTTGGCTTTAAAGAAAAATTTGATGCAGGCATCAGTTCGCATTTACGCGTGGTAAGTAGTGCGGGTGAGCCGCTCACGCCTGAAGTGATTCAGTGGTTTAATCATGATTTAAATGTGAATATTTACGATCAATATGGACAGACTGAACTGGGGATGGTGATCGCTAATCATCATGGCCTAGAGCATTATAAAAAAGTTGGTTCAGCCGGTTTTGCGATTCCTGGGCATCGTTTTGCTGTATTGAACAAAGAACATCAGGAGGTAGAAAAAGGCGGGATTGGAACCTTGGCAATTGACTGTTCAGCTTCACCTTTGATGTGGTTTGAAGGCTATGCAGGGCATAACCGCAAGTCATTTGTCGGGCAGTATTATCTCACTGGTGATACCGTGAAGCTGAATGAATATGGCGGTATTGATTTTATTGGACGTGCAGATGATGTCATTACAACCTCAGGATATCGGGTTGGACCTTTTGATGTAGAAAGTACTTTGCTTGAATGTGAAGAAGTGCTTGAATCTGCAGTCGTCGGCAAGCCAGATCCAGAACGTACTGAAATTGTGAAAGCCTTTGTAGTACTTAAATCAGCATATCCAGCCACTGAAGATTTGATGTTGAAACTGCAAAGTTATGTACGTTCACGCTTATCCAAACATGCCTATCCGAAAGAGATTGAGTTTGTGACGTCTTTGCCTAAAACATCGAGTGGCAAGATTCAGCGCAATTTACTCAAACAGCAGGAAGTTGCCAAACTTCAAGAGATGAAGCGAGTCAGTTAA
- a CDS encoding acyl-CoA dehydrogenase family protein: protein MILNDEQKMIQDMMRNYSQQKLKPTAALRDKTAQFPAQELKELGELGALGMTVAEEWGGAGLDYVSLVLALEEIAAGDGAISTIVSVQNSLPCGITQRYGTEAQKQQYLTKLATGEWLGCFCLTEPQAGSDASSLECKAERDGDEWVLNGTKQFITTGKHAQIALVFAVTDKSAGKKGISCFLVPTDAPGYIVSRLEEKMGQHCSDTATIVLDNCRIPAANLLGQEGEGYKIALSNLESGRIGIAAQSVGMARAALDAAVEYANERKAFGVEIVQHQAVAFRLADMATQIEAARQLVLHAATLKDAGLACLKEASMAKLFASTIAERVCSDAIQIHGGYGYVSDFPVERIYRDVRVSQIYEGASDIQRLVIAREVCQR from the coding sequence GTGATTTTAAATGATGAACAAAAAATGATTCAGGACATGATGCGTAACTATTCGCAGCAGAAACTGAAACCGACAGCGGCCTTACGCGACAAAACGGCACAATTCCCAGCACAAGAACTTAAAGAACTCGGTGAGCTTGGCGCATTGGGTATGACAGTGGCTGAAGAATGGGGCGGTGCAGGTCTGGATTATGTTTCACTAGTCTTGGCACTAGAGGAGATCGCTGCAGGTGATGGTGCAATCTCGACGATTGTCAGTGTGCAGAATTCTTTGCCTTGTGGTATCACCCAGCGTTATGGCACAGAGGCACAAAAACAGCAGTATTTGACTAAACTGGCAACAGGTGAATGGCTAGGCTGTTTCTGCTTGACGGAACCTCAGGCCGGTTCGGATGCCAGTTCGCTGGAGTGTAAAGCCGAACGCGATGGCGATGAATGGGTGCTAAATGGTACCAAGCAGTTTATCACGACAGGTAAACACGCACAGATTGCACTAGTCTTTGCTGTGACTGATAAATCTGCAGGGAAAAAGGGTATTTCATGCTTTCTGGTGCCGACCGATGCACCGGGTTATATCGTGTCACGCCTAGAAGAGAAAATGGGTCAGCATTGTTCGGATACCGCGACCATCGTTCTGGATAACTGCCGGATTCCGGCTGCCAACCTGCTGGGCCAGGAAGGTGAAGGCTATAAAATTGCCTTGTCGAATCTTGAATCGGGTCGCATCGGGATTGCAGCACAATCAGTCGGTATGGCGCGGGCTGCACTAGATGCTGCAGTGGAATATGCCAATGAACGCAAAGCCTTTGGTGTGGAAATTGTGCAGCATCAGGCTGTGGCGTTCAGGCTTGCAGATATGGCGACCCAAATTGAAGCCGCACGTCAGCTTGTCTTGCATGCTGCAACGTTAAAAGATGCAGGCTTGGCGTGTTTAAAAGAAGCATCGATGGCAAAGCTGTTTGCATCGACCATTGCAGAGCGAGTCTGTTCAGATGCGATCCAGATTCATGGTGGCTACGGTTATGTCTCTGATTTTCCGGTTGAGCGTATCTATCGTGATGTGCGAGTGAGCCAGATTTATGAAGGTGCATCAGATATTCAACGACTGGTGATTGCACGTGAAGTGTGTCAACGCTGA
- a CDS encoding AraC family transcriptional regulator produces the protein MHKPALEYSKGTISIDLVNEALLDAKRLQFDIPAILKKANIPAEVLNAPKARVSVSQFAQLWTVLADSMNDEFFGMDSHAMRRGSFKLLSKMVMQADTLEKALQHILQFLNLVLDDLQSTLMVEEHYAYIVIYDLKATKRMFSYATYLMLIHTLICWLSGQRILLNQIQLKCAAPLDDFDYKVRFCEQIEYQASENYVQFDASYLQLPIKQDAQSWYQFIQQTPQNLLVRFKNPYALSTQIRRQLLQVSPAEWLELNELALKMNMSEATMQRRLKSEGVSYQQLKNEIRRDTAIELLTRTEQSLQEISDQLNFQESSAFHRAFKKWTGVSPGAYRQNNIR, from the coding sequence ATGCATAAGCCTGCACTGGAATATAGCAAAGGCACCATCTCGATTGACCTGGTGAACGAAGCATTGCTGGATGCCAAACGGCTGCAATTTGATATCCCTGCCATTTTGAAAAAAGCCAATATCCCAGCAGAAGTATTAAATGCTCCCAAGGCACGCGTGTCGGTCAGCCAATTTGCCCAATTATGGACTGTGCTTGCAGACAGCATGAATGACGAATTTTTTGGCATGGACAGCCATGCCATGCGTCGTGGCAGTTTTAAATTGCTTTCGAAAATGGTTATGCAGGCAGATACACTGGAAAAAGCGCTGCAACACATTCTGCAATTTCTCAACCTGGTTTTGGACGATCTGCAAAGTACGCTCATGGTTGAGGAACACTATGCCTATATCGTGATTTATGATTTAAAAGCAACCAAACGCATGTTTAGTTATGCGACTTATCTGATGCTGATTCATACCCTGATCTGCTGGTTAAGTGGACAACGGATTTTACTTAATCAGATTCAACTCAAATGTGCAGCTCCCCTGGATGATTTCGACTATAAAGTTCGGTTCTGTGAACAGATTGAATATCAGGCCAGCGAAAATTACGTGCAATTTGATGCAAGCTATCTGCAATTGCCGATTAAACAGGATGCTCAGTCCTGGTATCAGTTTATTCAGCAAACCCCACAAAATTTATTGGTGCGTTTTAAAAACCCCTATGCCTTGAGCACCCAGATTCGCCGTCAATTACTGCAAGTTTCACCGGCAGAATGGCTGGAACTGAATGAACTGGCCTTAAAAATGAATATGTCTGAAGCGACCATGCAACGGCGTTTAAAAAGTGAAGGTGTCAGCTATCAACAGTTAAAAAATGAGATACGCCGGGATACCGCCATTGAATTGCTGACCCGTACTGAACAAAGTTTACAAGAGATCAGCGATCAGCTTAATTTTCAGGAATCCAGTGCATTTCATCGTGCATTCAAAAAGTGGACTGGCGTCAGTCCAGGCGCGTATCGACAAAATAATATTAGATAA
- a CDS encoding glycine zipper domain-containing protein, with amino-acid sequence MKLNALLMSTVLAAGSMMTVNAHADSTARVAAASALGSVAGTALGKNMGGNTGATIGAALGGAGGAAVASSKKNRTESAIGGALGGGAGYTVGKNMGGTNGGYIGSALGAAGGAALGNKIAKDKAAEKRSKHWKKRYR; translated from the coding sequence ATGAAACTCAACGCACTTTTAATGAGTACAGTTTTAGCTGCTGGTTCAATGATGACCGTAAACGCACATGCCGACAGTACAGCGCGTGTTGCAGCAGCAAGTGCTTTAGGTAGTGTTGCAGGTACAGCATTAGGTAAAAACATGGGCGGTAACACCGGCGCAACCATTGGTGCTGCTTTAGGTGGTGCTGGCGGTGCAGCAGTTGCAAGCAGCAAAAAAAACCGGACTGAATCTGCCATTGGTGGTGCCCTAGGTGGCGGTGCAGGTTATACCGTAGGTAAAAATATGGGCGGTACTAACGGCGGTTATATCGGTTCAGCTTTAGGTGCTGCCGGTGGTGCTGCACTAGGTAACAAGATTGCCAAAGATAAAGCAGCTGAAAAACGCTCTAAACACTGGAAAAAACGTTACCGTTAA